The DNA sequence GAACAGCCTTTTTGCTCAATCAGCTGTATAGTGCCTTCCCGGCTTTCTTTGCTTTCGCCGCCAGCAGAGCAGAAGAACAAATCCACTTCTTTGCCCGCTGGCAGCAAATTAACAATGGCATTAAAGGCAGGGGCCGGATGCCCGGCCCAGATGGGGCAACCCACAATAATACGGTCATATGCCTGCAAATCTACACCAAGGGGCTGGATAGCCGAGGCCCTGCGGCCTATAGCGGCAGGAACGCTGAAAAAGGAGCCGAGCAAACCCCGCCTGTGCTTTTCTCTGACCCGGCATAGGGGTGCCCCCAGCTCTTTGGATAGGCGCTGGGCTTCTTTCTGGGTGGAGCCACCGAAGGTATAGTATACAATAATGGCGTTCATGGTCAGCCTCCTTTATAGGGCGTTTTATCGCTCTTATCAAATGAATTCAGACCGTTTTATATTCAATTAAGTCTGATAAATTACATTCCAACGCATCGCAAAGCTTGACAAGCGTTTCCAGCTTAAGTGTCTCCAAATCTGTATTGCGAAACAATTTATTAATTGAATTGCGGCTTACCCCTGAAATCTCGATCAATTGGCTAATATCGTCAATGCTTTTATCGGCCATACGATGCCGCAAATAGCTTTTGAGCATGTTTGCACTTCCTTTTCGGTTCCTCTGTAGATATTCATAATATACTTGTAAGTGTAAAAAACATCAATACAAAGTGAAAAAGTCATTGACAAAAAACCTTTTAAAGGTTATATTATATCTGTAAAGAATTACAAATTAACTTTATGAGGTGAATGAAAATGTCTTGCGTATTGGAAGAACTCTTTTTTGGGAATATAGTTCCTAATGAAAAAACATTTACCCGAGATGCTGAATCGAATGAAGCCATTCAGGTAATTTCTACAAATGAAGATGAATTGGCTCAATTGTTGAAGGATAAAGAAAGGTCGTTGTTTTTTGATTATGCAAATGCCCAGAGTGAGCTTAATAGCATTATTGCTATTGAATATTTTGAAGATGGATTCCGGTTAGGAGCAAAAATTATGATGGAGGTTATGGCATATGCAACCGATTGAAAAGGTGCTTCAATGCTATTGGGCACAAACGTAAAACAAAACGCTCTTCACAAAGTGAAGAGCGTAAATTGGAAGGGGGCACTGCCCCCTGGTACCCTCGGCGAGAATCGAACTCACAACTAACCCTTAGGAGGGGTTTGTTATATCCATTTAACTACGAAGGCCTAAGGAAAGAAATCAAAACAAAAAGACAACCCAGCGGCATAACAAAACCCGCCGTGTTGTCTCTTGATTTTAAACAAGCTTACCCTACAGCGATTTCCAGAATATAAACCACCACGGTGATCAGCATAAAAGCGATAGAAGCATATTTGGTATAGCGGCCAAGTGTGGCCTCACGGGAACGGCCGGAGTTTTTGCCAAAATAGGAATCACTGGAAGAACCGGTCAAAGCGTTGGTAGCACCTCTGCTGCCCTCTTGAACCAGAACCAGCAAGGTAATGGCAATGCTGATAAGCAGCAAAAAGATACCGCCGATAATTTCAGGTGCGTTCATAAATAATTTCACAATCCTTTCAAAATCATTCCCAAAGGTATTGAAGGCCCACAAACAGGGCTTTTATTGGTCGTTTTAAAATTTTATCATATTCAGGCGGGTTTTGCAAGAGCAAAGTTGCCGTTTTTCCCTCATTCAGCCACATGCTTGAGGCCTTCTAAAAGAATGGAAAAAATGTGGGAGTCATCCAGAGCATAAAACACTGATTTTCCCTCCCGCCGGGAGCGCACAAGGCGGTGGTTTTTCAGCAGCCGAAGCTGGTGGGAAATCGCCGATTGGTTCATGCCCAAAAGCTCTGAAATATCGCAGACACACATTTCTCCCGAAAGCAGTGAGGTCATAATGCGGATACGGGTGGAATCGCCGAAAACCTTGAATATCTCAGCCAGATTAAAGAGTTTTTCATCGTCCGGCATCATTTCAATGGCTTTTTCCAGCAGGTTTTTATGGACCAAGCATTCCCCACAGGTTATGATTTCCTTTTCCTGCGGCATTAAAAGGCCCCCCTTATGTTTAGTAATGTACACTACACTATCTTACATCATATCAAGCCTTGCTCGCCCTGTCAATCAGGCGGGAAAAAGCGAAATTCTCTTATTTTTTAAAGGCTTTGTAAAAAAGTTGAAGTCTGACTGCAAAATTGGTATACTAAACAGCATAAGGAGTTTAAAACCGAATGGTTAAATAGAAATGAGGAAGATCAATGGAACCCGTTAACCCGCAGAACACAGAAGAGCAGCAGGCTCCTCTTTCGGAACTACTTCAGATTCGTCAGGATAAGCTGGCTCAGCTTAAAGCCGATGGAAACGACCCCTTTACTTTGACCACCTATGACCGCACTGCTTACGCCAAAGCCATTGTGGAGGAATTTGAGCAGTATGAGGGCAAGGCAGTTTCTCTCGCCGGGCGCATTACCGGCTGGCGCGATATGGGAAAAGCTTCCTTTCTGGATATCAGCGATTCCAGCGGCCGCATTCAGGTTTATATCAAAATCGATCAGGTAGGCGAAGAAACCTACACCCAGTTCCGCAAATGGGATTTGGGCGATATTGTCGGCGTAAAAGGCGAGGCCTTCCGCACCCGCCGGGGCGAGATTTCGGTGAAAGCCACCGCCCTTGTGCTGCTTTCCAAATCCCTGCGGCCTCTCCCTGAAAAATGGCACGGCCTCAAGGATACTGACCTGCGCTACCGTCAGCGGTATTTGGATTTGATTGTAAATCCCCAAGTGCGGGAAAGCTTTGTTAAGCGCTCCAAGATCATTGCAGAAATTCGCCGCTATCTGGATGGCCACGGCTATCTGGAGGTGGAAACCCCTCTGCTGCACACCGTGGCAGGCGGAGCGGCTGCCCGCCCCTTTATCACCCACCACAATGCGCTGGATGTGGATATGTACCTGCGCATCGCTCTGGAACTTCACCTGAAAAGGCTGATTGTGGGAGGCTTTGACAAGGTCTATGAAATTGGCCGTGTTTTCCGCAACGAGGGCATTTCGGTGCGCCACAACCCGGAATTCACTCTTCTGGAGCTTTATGAAGCCTATACCGATTACTACGGCATGATGGATTTGTGCGAGAATTTGATCCGCCATGTATCCGCAGAGGTTCTGGGAACCGGGCAGATTGTGTTTAACGGGCAGGAAATCGATCTGGAGAAGCCTTTTGTGCGCCTGACCATGCTGGATGCAGTCAAGCAGTATGCCAAGGTGGATTTCAATGAGGTTAAGGATGTGGAGCAGGCCCGGGCACTGGCCAAGGAGCATCACATTGCATTTGAGCAGCGCCACGGTAAGGGCGATATCCTCAACCTGTTCTTCGAGCATTATGTGGAAGAGCATCTGGTTCAGCCCACCTTTATTATGGACCATCCTGTGGAAATTTCGCCTCTTGCCAAGCGCAAGCCGGGGAATCCCGAATACACCGAGCGCTTTGAGCTGTTTGTCATCGGCCGTGAGCATGCCAATGCCTTCTCCGAGCTCAACGATCCTGTGGATCAGCGCCAGCGCTTTGAGCACCAGCTTGCCATGAAGGCCGCCGGTGACGACGAAGCCAACGATCTGGATGAGGATTTCCTCAACGCTTTGGAATACGGTATGCCCCCCACAGGCGGCATCGGCATCGGCATTGACCGCTTGATCATGCTGTTGACTGACAGCTACTCCATCCGAGATGTACTGCTGTTCCCAACCATGAAGCCATTATCTTAAACATGGGCATGTAGGCAATATAAAAAGGGGAGGCCTGCGGGCTTTCCCTTTTTCATCGCAAAAAGCGACTTCTGCCACTTGACGGGGCAAAGCCCGTTCCCTATACTAAAAGAAAACCCAACTTCTGGAAATGGAAAGGTGAGGTGCCTCTATGAGAAAGTTGAACTGGGCTATTTTAGGGCCGGGCTGGATCGGCTGCGATTTTGCTGCGGATTTCCCCCACGATATCGGAAACCTCTATGCGGTTGGTTCCCGCTCGCTGGAAAGAGCACAGGAGGTCGCCAAAAAATATGGCATTACCAAGGCATATGGTGATTATGAGGAGCTTCTCCGTGACCCAGAGGTGGATGTGGTTTATGTGGCCACCCCGAACGACAGCCATTACCGCTATATGATGCTTAGTCTTCAGCATGGCAAGCATGTGCTGTGTGAAAAGGCCATCACGGTCAACGGACAGCAGTTGCGGGAGGTTAAAGAGCTGGCGGCACAGAAGGGCCTTGTGGTAGCCGAAGCCATGACCATTTTCCATATGCCTCTTTATGAAGAGCTAAGCAAAATCATCAAAGCAGGCAAAATCGGTGAATTTAAAATGGTGCAGGTCGCCTTCGGAAGCTGCAAGGAATACGATGTGAACAACCGCTTTTTCAATCCCGATTTGGGCGGCGGCGCTCTGCTGGATATCGGAACCTATGCCCTTTCCTTTGCCCGGTATTTTCTTTCCTCGGCTCCGGATAGTGTTCTGACCACAGTCAAGCGCTTTGAAACCGGTGTGGATGAATGCTCCGGGATTATCCTCAAAAACAAGGAGGATGAAATGAGTGTGGTAACCCTGACCATGCGGGCCAGAATGCCCAAGCGAGGTGTAGTTACCGGCGATGAGGGCTATATTGTGGTGGATAATTACCCCCGTGCCACCAAGGCCACCATCGTTTATAATGACGGCACCTCCGAGGAGGTTACAGCCTCCCAAGAGCGCCCAGCACTGGCTTGCGAAGCGATTTATATGACCCAATGTGTGGCAGAGGGCAGACCCAACCACACCCTTGGCTGGACCACCGATGTGCTCAGTATTATGGATGAGGTTACCCGTCAGTGGGAGGCTTCCTGCCCATGGGCAGGTCCGGCGCAATAGCAGCAGCTTAGGTACCGGTTGTAAGGAGCAAAAGTGTTTTTCTTTGTTTCTTTCTTTTTTCTAAAAAGAAAGAAAGGTTGTAAAGCCCAGGTACTTGACAGCTGCGCTCGCATGCGCTATAATAACTTTGGCCGAGCTGTAAAGCCAAACCCTTTACAGATGAGGGAGGTGTGTTGCAGTGGCAAAAAATTTAAAAATTGCGGTGCTGCTCGATTTCTATGGTCAAATGCTGACTGAAAAGCAGCGGGGTGCCATTGAGCTTTATTACAACGAGGATTTATCGCTGGCGGAAATTTCCGAGCACAGCGGTATTACCCGTCAGGGTGTGCGGGATAGCATCAAGCGGGCGGAGCTTCAGCTCCTTGAATATGAGGAAAAGCTTGGGCTTGCTTTGCGTTTTCGCACCATCAAGGAGGGGCTGGATGAAATCATCCGCCATGCAGGGGAGCTTCAGGCAGCCGGGCTGCGAAGCGGCTCTGCAGATGAACTTTACCGGCATACCCAGCGCATCATTGATGTAGCCGGTTCCCTCAATTCATAAATTACCCCCAAAGGAGGCTCATCCATGGCATTTGAAGGCTTGTCCGATAAGCTGGCACAGGCATTTAAAAAGCTTCGCTCAAAAGGTAAGTTGAAAGAAGCTGATGTGAAGGAGGCTATGCGGGAGGTTCGTCTGGCTCTGTTAGAGGCGGATGTTAACTATAAGGTAGCCAAGGAATTCATTGCCAGTGTTACCGAAAAGGCCATTGGGGATGAGATTCTCGAGAGCCTGACCCCGGCTCAGCATATTATTAAAATTGTCAACGATGAGTTGACCGCTCTCATGGGTTCAGAAGCGGCTAAAATCAAGTTTGCCAGCAAAGGCCCCACTGTTGTGATGATGTGCGGCTTGCAGGGCTCCGGTAAAACTACCCATTCGGGCAAGTTGGCCCGGTATTTTAAAGCGCAGGGCAAGCGCCCTTTGCTGGTAGCCTGCGACATTTACCGCCCCGCTGCTATTGAGCAGCTGAAAGTGGTGGGTGCTAAGGTTGAGGTTCCTGTTTTTGAGATGGGGAAGGAAAACCCGGTGACTATAGCCAAAAAGGCCCTGAATCACGCCCGGGATTACGGCAACGATCTGGTTATTCTGGATACGGCCGGCCGGCTCCACATTGACGAAGAATTGATGGGTGAGCTGCAAAACATTAAAAGTGAGATTAACCCGGCGGAGATTCTGCTGGTTATCGATTCCATGACCGGTCAGGATGCGGTTAATGTGGCCAAAAGCTTTGATGAGGCCATGGGCATCACCGGTGTAATTCTCACCAAGCTGGATGGCGATACCCGAGGCGGTGCGGCCTTATCGGTTCGTGCCGTTACCGGACAGCCTATCAAGTTCGTTGGTATGGGCGAAAAGCTGGATGCTTTGGAGCCCTTTTACCCCGATCGTATGGCTTCCCGTATTTTGGGTATGGGCGATGTGCTGACCCTGATTGAAAAGGCACAGAGCGGCATCGATGCAAAAGAAGCCGAAGCCATGGCTCAAAAGCTCAAGGAAAATTCCTTTGACCTGAACGATTTGCTGGATCAGATGAAGCAAATTCGCAAAATGGGCTCCTTTGGCCAGCTGCTGGGAATGCTTCCCGGTGTGGCCGGTAAGATCAAGGAGGAGGACGCTCAGCAGGGCGAGGAACAAATGCGCCGGGTGGAAGCTCTTATTCATTCCATGACCCCCCGAGAGCGGGAAAAGCCCTCCATCATCAATCCCAGCCGTAAAAAGCGCATCGCCGCAGGCTGTGGCCAAAAGGTTGAGGATGTGAACAAGCTGCTGCGCCAGTTTGAGCAGATGCAGAAAATGATGAAGCAAATGACCGGGTTTAACAAAAAAGGCAAAAGAAAACGCATGCCGTTTGGCGGTATGGGCGGCATGGGAAATATGGGCAACATGCCATTTTAATGGTTTTCGGCGGGCGACCGCTTAAAATAATGATTTTATCCTATTTTTGATTCAGGAGGTGACTGAGTTGGCAGTTAAAATTAGATTGCGGCGTATGGGCGCCAAGAAAGCGCCTTTCTACCGTGTGGTGGTGGCGGATTCCCGGTACCCTCGCGATGGTCGGTTTATTGAGGAGGTCGGTTACTACGATCCCACCAAGGAGCCCTCTATTGTGAAGATCGATGGCGAAAAAGTTCAGAAGTGGCTTTCCAATGGGGCACAGCCTACGGATACTGTCCGTGCGCTGCTCAAAGCAAACAACATCATCTAGTTTCTGGTTTAACAGCAGTGCAGTCTCAGCCGGCCGCCTTAAGCGGTCCCCTGAGGGTGTGCGTTGTGCGGAGGAGTCACATTATGGAAGAACTGATTAAGGTAATCGTGAGAGGCCTGGTGGATGAAAAAGATGCCATCAGTGTAACCCAGGATCAGCCCGATGAGGAAGGCGTTGTGGTTTATCACATCCATGTTGCGCCGGATGATATGGGCCGTGTTATTGGGAAGCAGGGCCGGATTGCCAAGGCCATTCGCACCGTGGTACGAGCGGCAGCCAATCGGCTGGATCAGCGGGTTGCGGTGGAAATTGACTAACAAAGTGCAGGGGAGCGAATCGCTCTCCTTTACTTCTTTTTATAGGAAACACAAATTCAAAACCAGCGGTTTCTAACTTGTGTTTCTTATAAAGCGCAGGCCTAGGCTTGCCACAGCTTTAAATCAGCGTATGGAGGAAAGGCCGGAATGAAGGAATATCTGGAATGCGGAAAAATTGTGGCCCCCCAGGGGCTTAAAGGGGAAGTTCGGGTGCAGCCTTGGTGCGATTCTCCTGAATATTTGTGCCAGTTTTCACGGCTGTATCTATCCGGCGGCACCGCCTGCCTGAAAGTAGAAAAGGCTCGCACCAAGGGCAATCTGGCGATTCTTAAGCTGGAGGGCTGCAATACCATCGATGATGCCAACAATCTGCGGGGCAAGGTTTTGTATATCAACCGGGAGGATGATCCCGAAGATGGCGGCTATTTTATACAGGATTTGCTGGGGTTGGAGGCTGTTGATGCCGACACTGGCGCTTCTTATGGAAAGGTCACCGATATTTTTTCCACCGGTGCCAACGATGTGTATGAGCTGACCGGAGAGGATGGCATCAAGCGCCTGATTCCGGTGATTCCACAGGTGGTGCTGGAAACTCAAATTACAGAAGGTCGCCTGCTGATACGGCCTCTTGAAGGATTGTTTGACAATGCGGATTGATATAGCAACACTTTTCCCGGAAATGTGCGAGGCCTTTTTGAGCGAAAGCATTATCGGGCGTGCCCGTCGGGCCAACCTGATCAAAATTTACTGCCACAATTTCCGGGATAACACCACCGACCGGCATCACCGGGTGGATGATACCCCTTATGGCGGCGGTAAGGGGATGCTTCTGCTGGCAGAGCCCATCTACCGCTGCTATCGGCAGGTGGCGGATACTGTATCCACCAAGCCTCATGTGATCTATCTCAGCCCTCGGGGCAAGGTGCTGACACAGGAAAAAGCCGGGGAACTGGCAAAAATGCCCCACCTTTTTCTGCTTTGCGGCCACTATGAGGG is a window from the Oscillospiraceae bacterium MB08-C2-2 genome containing:
- a CDS encoding helix-turn-helix transcriptional regulator translates to MLKSYLRHRMADKSIDDISQLIEISGVSRNSINKLFRNTDLETLKLETLVKLCDALECNLSDLIEYKTV
- a CDS encoding metalloregulator ArsR/SmtB family transcription factor, with the translated sequence MPQEKEIITCGECLVHKNLLEKAIEMMPDDEKLFNLAEIFKVFGDSTRIRIMTSLLSGEMCVCDISELLGMNQSAISHQLRLLKNHRLVRSRREGKSVFYALDDSHIFSILLEGLKHVAE
- the secG gene encoding preprotein translocase subunit SecG, which encodes MNAPEIIGGIFLLLISIAITLLVLVQEGSRGATNALTGSSSDSYFGKNSGRSREATLGRYTKYASIAFMLITVVVYILEIAVG
- the rimM gene encoding ribosome maturation factor RimM (Essential for efficient processing of 16S rRNA), whose product is MKEYLECGKIVAPQGLKGEVRVQPWCDSPEYLCQFSRLYLSGGTACLKVEKARTKGNLAILKLEGCNTIDDANNLRGKVLYINREDDPEDGGYFIQDLLGLEAVDADTGASYGKVTDIFSTGANDVYELTGEDGIKRLIPVIPQVVLETQITEGRLLIRPLEGLFDNAD
- the rpsP gene encoding 30S ribosomal protein S16, whose translation is MAVKIRLRRMGAKKAPFYRVVVADSRYPRDGRFIEEVGYYDPTKEPSIVKIDGEKVQKWLSNGAQPTDTVRALLKANNII
- a CDS encoding KH domain-containing protein, with the translated sequence MEELIKVIVRGLVDEKDAISVTQDQPDEEGVVVYHIHVAPDDMGRVIGKQGRIAKAIRTVVRAAANRLDQRVAVEID
- the ffh gene encoding signal recognition particle protein, with the protein product MAFEGLSDKLAQAFKKLRSKGKLKEADVKEAMREVRLALLEADVNYKVAKEFIASVTEKAIGDEILESLTPAQHIIKIVNDELTALMGSEAAKIKFASKGPTVVMMCGLQGSGKTTHSGKLARYFKAQGKRPLLVACDIYRPAAIEQLKVVGAKVEVPVFEMGKENPVTIAKKALNHARDYGNDLVILDTAGRLHIDEELMGELQNIKSEINPAEILLVIDSMTGQDAVNVAKSFDEAMGITGVILTKLDGDTRGGAALSVRAVTGQPIKFVGMGEKLDALEPFYPDRMASRILGMGDVLTLIEKAQSGIDAKEAEAMAQKLKENSFDLNDLLDQMKQIRKMGSFGQLLGMLPGVAGKIKEEDAQQGEEQMRRVEALIHSMTPREREKPSIINPSRKKRIAAGCGQKVEDVNKLLRQFEQMQKMMKQMTGFNKKGKRKRMPFGGMGGMGNMGNMPF
- the lysS gene encoding lysine--tRNA ligase, whose translation is MEPVNPQNTEEQQAPLSELLQIRQDKLAQLKADGNDPFTLTTYDRTAYAKAIVEEFEQYEGKAVSLAGRITGWRDMGKASFLDISDSSGRIQVYIKIDQVGEETYTQFRKWDLGDIVGVKGEAFRTRRGEISVKATALVLLSKSLRPLPEKWHGLKDTDLRYRQRYLDLIVNPQVRESFVKRSKIIAEIRRYLDGHGYLEVETPLLHTVAGGAAARPFITHHNALDVDMYLRIALELHLKRLIVGGFDKVYEIGRVFRNEGISVRHNPEFTLLELYEAYTDYYGMMDLCENLIRHVSAEVLGTGQIVFNGQEIDLEKPFVRLTMLDAVKQYAKVDFNEVKDVEQARALAKEHHIAFEQRHGKGDILNLFFEHYVEEHLVQPTFIMDHPVEISPLAKRKPGNPEYTERFELFVIGREHANAFSELNDPVDQRQRFEHQLAMKAAGDDEANDLDEDFLNALEYGMPPTGGIGIGIDRLIMLLTDSYSIRDVLLFPTMKPLS
- a CDS encoding Gfo/Idh/MocA family oxidoreductase, producing the protein MRKLNWAILGPGWIGCDFAADFPHDIGNLYAVGSRSLERAQEVAKKYGITKAYGDYEELLRDPEVDVVYVATPNDSHYRYMMLSLQHGKHVLCEKAITVNGQQLREVKELAAQKGLVVAEAMTIFHMPLYEELSKIIKAGKIGEFKMVQVAFGSCKEYDVNNRFFNPDLGGGALLDIGTYALSFARYFLSSAPDSVLTTVKRFETGVDECSGIILKNKEDEMSVVTLTMRARMPKRGVVTGDEGYIVVDNYPRATKATIVYNDGTSEEVTASQERPALACEAIYMTQCVAEGRPNHTLGWTTDVLSIMDEVTRQWEASCPWAGPAQ
- a CDS encoding YlxM family DNA-binding protein, encoding MAKNLKIAVLLDFYGQMLTEKQRGAIELYYNEDLSLAEISEHSGITRQGVRDSIKRAELQLLEYEEKLGLALRFRTIKEGLDEIIRHAGELQAAGLRSGSADELYRHTQRIIDVAGSLNS